From the Iodobacter fluviatilis genome, one window contains:
- a CDS encoding rubredoxin: MKKYMCLICGFIYDEAEGMPNDGIAAGTTWEDVPPNWTCPDCGARKDDFEMIEI, from the coding sequence ATGAAAAAATATATGTGTCTCATTTGTGGCTTTATTTACGATGAAGCTGAAGGGATGCCAAACGATGGCATTGCAGCTGGAACAACTTGGGAAGATGTTCCTCCAAACTGGACTTGCCCGGATTGTGGGGCAAGAAAAGATGATTTTGAGATGATAGAAATCTAA